CATCGAGCTTGCGATCTCCGCGCTCAAGGAGGATCTCGAGGGCGAGGATGCCGGCAAGATCAAGGGCGGCATCCAGAACGTGACAGAAGCCGCCATGAAGCTGGGCGAGGCGATCTACAAGGCCTCCCAGGAGGGCGCTGAAGCCGGTGACGGCGAAGAGCCCGCCGATGGCGACCGCGGCGTGGACGAGGACATCGTCGATGCCGACTTCGAAGATCTGGGCGACGACAAGCGTTAAGGCGCGAGACGTCAGGAACCAATGGGGCGGCTGATTAGGTCGCCCCACGTTCCTTTAGAGGAGCCCGTGAATGAGCAAACGCGATTACTACGAAACGCTTGGGGTCTCGAAAGGCGCTGCCTCTGACGAGATCAAGAAGGCCTATCGCCGGAAGGCGAAAGAGCTGCACCCCGACCGCAACTCCGACAATCCCAATGCCGAGGCCCAGTTCAAGGAAGTGAACGAGGCCTATGACGTCCTGAAGGACGCGGACAAGAAGGCGGCCTATGACCGCTTCGGCCACGCGGCCTTCGAGGGCGGCATGGGTGGCGGGCGCGCGGGCGGGGCCGGCGGGCAGGGCGATTTCGCCTCGGCCTTTTCCGATGTGTTCGACGATCTCTTCGGCGATTTCATGGGCGGTCAGCAGCGGGGCGGCCGTGGCCGGCGCGCCGCGCGCGGCTCGGACCTGCGGTACAATCTGCGCATCGATCTCGAGGACGCCTTCGAGGGCTTGTCGAAGACAATCAACGTCCCCACTTCCGTGGCCTGCTCTTCCTGCGAAGGGTCGGGCGCAGAGGGCGGCAGCGAGCCCGTCACCTGCCCGACTTGCTCGGGCATGGGGAAGGTGCGCGCGCAGCAGGGCTTTTTCACGGTGGAGCGTACCTGCCCCACCTGCAATGGCATGGGCCAGATCATCCAGAATCCCTGCCGCGTCTGCGGCGGTGCGGGTCGCGTCGAAAAGGACCGCGCGCTTTCCGTCAACATTCCAGCCGGCGTCGAGACAGGCACCCGCATCCGCCTTTCCGGCGAGGGCGAGGCAGGCATGCGCGGCGGTCCCTCGGGCGATCTCTACATCTTCATCGAGGTGGCCGATCATCCGATCTTCCAGCGTGAAGGCTCCGATCTCTATTGCCGCGTGCCGGTGAGCATGACCTCGGCGGCCATGGGCGGGGATATCGAGGTGCCGACGATCGATGGCGGCCGCAGCCGCGTGAAGATCCCGGCGGGCAGCCAGTCCGGCCGCCAGATGCGGCTCCGCGCCAAGGGCATGCCTGCGCTGCGCGGCGCGGGCACCGGTGACATGTTCATAGAGCTCGCCGTGGAGACCCCGGTGAACCTGACGAGCCGCCAGAAAGAGCTCCTGAAAGAGTTCGAAGAACTCAGCGCCGACAACAACCCGGAGAGCTCGAGCTTCGTGAAGTCGGTGAAGAACTTCTGGGAGAAGATGAAGGGCTGAGCCCTGCCGCCTCAGGATTGCACGGTGCCTGCAACGTGTGGGTGCCGTGCGCAGCGCCCGCACGCGTCTCTCAAATAGCTATAGTTGCGCGAGGGTCGCTACGCCCGTGCACCCCAGCTCGCGGAGGCATGACGGCGCGTGTAAAATTCCAGCATGAACCCGATCACGATCAGCACAAGCGCGACGTAGATCGGATACTCGATGGAGGTATTCCGCGGCGCGTAGTTGATGAAGGCAAAGCCGCGCGCCTGATCGATGGCGTGAAAGAGCGGATTCCAGTCGAACATCGCAAGCATCACGGGCGGAAGCTGATTGGCCACGAACATCTTCCCCGATGCCACCATGTTGGCCCGGGTGTAGACCTGCGCGATGATACCCACGACGGAGGGCGACCACGGCTTGAGCGCGAGCAGGACGATCCCTACCGCCGCTCCGGCGAACCACGCGATGAGAAACATCCCAAAGGTCTGGATCGGGCGGTCGATGTCCACCGGCTCGAGGATGACGTGGTAGCCGAGGAGCACGATGATCGCCGTCAGCGTCTGGGTGTAGAGCGTGGCCAGCGCGGATCCCGCAAGGGCGATGAGCGTGTTCATCGGCGCGTGCTGCATCATCGGGCTCGCCGGGCCCTCGGATCCGAAGACCGCGTTGACCGTCTTGATGTGGGTCATGAAGAGGAAGATCCCCGACATGAGATAGACGAGAAAATCCCCGCGGATCGCCATGCTCCGCAGCCCGAGGATCGTGAACATGAGGTAGAAGGCCGCCACGAGCATGACCGCCTGAAGCATGTTGACCAGCAGGCCCATGAGCGCATTGGCGTGGCCGCGCCGGATATTGCGCACGATGGAGTGGTAGATCAGCTCCAGTATGTTCGCGGCCGCCGAGCGCCGCGTGCGGATGCGTGACTGTTCAAACATGGGACCTCTGCCTCGGTACGCCTTATGTCGGCCCGGCAGGGCCGGGATCGGGGTGTCGTCACCCTCGTTACTCCGGCAGACCTTGCCCACCGGTTATCCCGCGATGATAAGGCGGGGCAGGAATCCGATCAAGAATTCGAAAGGCCGCGCCGTGGACTATGCAAAACTGGAAGAGGTCATGCGGCGCTTGGCGCTGGAGGCAGGCGAGAAGATCATGGAGATCTACGAGGCCGATGATTTCGACGTGAAGGTAAAATCGGATGCGAGCCCCGTGACCGAGGCCGACGAGGCAGCCGATGCGCTGATCTCGGCAGGCCTGCGCGCTGCCTTTCCGGAGGTGACGCTCGTCACGGAGGAGCAATCGGCCTCCCATGCCGTGCAGGCGGAGACCTTTCTCATCGTCGACCCGCTCGACGGGACGAAGGAATTCATCCATCGCAGGGGTGATTTCACAGTCAATATCGCGCTGGTCGAAGGCGGCCGGCCCACGCGCGGCGTCGTCTACGCGCCCGCCAAGGGCCGCCTCTTTTACACCGATGCCGTGGGGCACACGGTGGAGGAGGAGGGGCCTTTCGATCTCGCCCGGCCCGGCGCGACACGGCCTCTTTCGGTGAAGGCGCCGGACAACGCCGCGCTCCTCGTCGTGGCGTCGAAATCGCATCGCTCGTTCGAGCTCGAAGAGTACATCGCGCGCTACAGCGTGGCCGACAGCAAGGCGGCGGGATCGTCGCTCAAGTTCTGCCTCATCGCCAGCGGAGAGGCGGACCTCTACCCCCGGTTGGGGCGCACCATGGAATGGGATACCGCGGCGGCCCATGCCGTCCTCGCGGGGGCGGGCGGCGCGGTCGTGCGGTTCGATGACCTGACGCCGCTTACCTACGGAAAGGCTGGCTACGAGAACCCCTATTTCATCGCTCATGCGCCGGGCGTGGACCTCGTAAAGCCATGAAGACCCTCATCGTCATTCCCGCGCGCTATGCCTCGACGCGTTATCCCGGGAAGCCGCTTGTCGCGCTCCGCGGTGCGACGGGCGAGGCGCGGAGCCTTCTTGCGCGCTCCTGGGAGGCTGCGCAGGGCGTGGCGGGCATCGACCGGGTGGTGATCGCCACCGACGACAGGCGCATCGAAGCCGCCGGGCAGGCGCTCGGCGCGGACGTTGTCATGACCTCGCCTGCCGCCGCCAACGGGACAGAGCGCGTGGCAGAGGCCCATGCCGCGCTGGGCGGCGGCTATGACATCGTGGTCAATCTGCAAGGCGACGCGCCGCTCACGCCCGCCTGGTTCGTGGAGGAGCTCGTCGCCGGGCTCAAGGCCACGCCAGAGGCCGATATCGCGACGCCCGTGCTGCGCTGCGACGGGCGGGCGCTCAACGGCTTCCTCGAGGATCGGAAGGCCGGGCGCGTGGGCGGGACCACCGCCGTCTTCGGCGCGGGGCGTCGCGGGCTCTACTTCTCCAAGGAAGTGATCCCTTTCACAGCGCGCCGATATGCCGAGGACGAAGCGACCCCTGTCTTTCACCACGTTGGGGTCTATGCCTACCGGCCCGGGGCCCTCGCGGACTATCCCGGCTGGCCCATTGGCCCCCTCGAGACGCTCGAAGGCCTCGAGCAGCTGCGCTTTCTCGAGCAGGGGCGGGAGGTGCTTTGCGTCGAGGTCGAGGCGCGCGGGCGGGAGTTCTGGGAACTCAACAATCCCGAGGACGTGGCCCGGATCGAACGCATCCTCGCGGATGCGGGGCTGCGCTGAGGGTCGGCGGCATGTCGCAATTACATCGCATCCGGTCCGAGTTTCAGGCAGGCTCTCGCCATCGGCTCGAAATCGGGCTTTTCGGTGCGCGCCGTTACGGTATGACGAGTGAAAAGAGGGTCCCATGGCCAAAAAGGTGACGAAGGCGATCTTCCCCGTGGCGGGGCAAGGCACGCGGTTTCTCCCGGCGACGAAGTCTGTTCCGAAAGAGATCATGACCCTCGTGGATCGCCCGTTGATCCAGTACGCCATCGACGAGGCGCGGGCCGCCGGCATCAAGGAATTCATCTTCGTGACCTCGCGCGGGAAATCCGCGCTGGAGGATTATTTCGACCACGCGCCGGAGCTCGAGGGGACGCTCAAGAAGAAGGGCAAGACCGCGCTTCTCGAAACGCTGAAGTCGACCAACATGGAATCGGGGGCCATCGCCTATATCCGCCAGCATCGCGCGTTGGGCCTCGGGCATGCGGTCTGGTGCGCACGGCGGCTCGTCCATAACGAGCCCTTCGCCGTGATCCTCCCCGACGATGTGATCGCCGGCAAGGAAAGCTGCCTGAAGCAGATGGTAGAGGCCTACAACGAGACGGGCGGCAATATCGTGGCGGCCATGGAGGTGCCTCAGGAGAAAGTGTCCTCTTACGGCGTGCTCGACGTGGCCGAGGACATGGGTCATCTCGTTTCGGCGAAGGGCCTCGTGGAAAAGCCGGAAGCCTCCGCTGCGCCGTCGAACCTCGCCGTGATCGGCCGGTATATCCTCAAGCCGTCGGTCATGACCCATCTCAACCGCATGAAGAGCGGCGCGGGTGGAGAGATCCAGCTCACCGACGCCATCGCGAAGGAGCTCGAGGAGGGCGAGAGCGTCTACGGTCTCCGCTTCCGGGGGCAGCGCTTCGATTGTGGCTCAAAGGCCGGGTTCCTGCAGGCGACGGTGGCCTTCGGCCTCGCCCGGGAAGACCTGCGTGACGAGTTCTCTTCCTATCTCGACGAGCTGAGCGCGGCCCGCAAAGCCGCGCAGTAGCGCTCATGGCTGGCGCCGCCGCGGAGCTCTGGCTGGCCTACAAGCTGCGCTGGCGCCGGCGGAAGTATCTCGC
The genomic region above belongs to Pseudomonadota bacterium and contains:
- the dnaJ gene encoding molecular chaperone DnaJ; translation: MSKRDYYETLGVSKGAASDEIKKAYRRKAKELHPDRNSDNPNAEAQFKEVNEAYDVLKDADKKAAYDRFGHAAFEGGMGGGRAGGAGGQGDFASAFSDVFDDLFGDFMGGQQRGGRGRRAARGSDLRYNLRIDLEDAFEGLSKTINVPTSVACSSCEGSGAEGGSEPVTCPTCSGMGKVRAQQGFFTVERTCPTCNGMGQIIQNPCRVCGGAGRVEKDRALSVNIPAGVETGTRIRLSGEGEAGMRGGPSGDLYIFIEVADHPIFQREGSDLYCRVPVSMTSAAMGGDIEVPTIDGGRSRVKIPAGSQSGRQMRLRAKGMPALRGAGTGDMFIELAVETPVNLTSRQKELLKEFEELSADNNPESSSFVKSVKNFWEKMKG
- a CDS encoding ABC transporter permease, with the protein product MFEQSRIRTRRSAAANILELIYHSIVRNIRRGHANALMGLLVNMLQAVMLVAAFYLMFTILGLRSMAIRGDFLVYLMSGIFLFMTHIKTVNAVFGSEGPASPMMQHAPMNTLIALAGSALATLYTQTLTAIIVLLGYHVILEPVDIDRPIQTFGMFLIAWFAGAAVGIVLLALKPWSPSVVGIIAQVYTRANMVASGKMFVANQLPPVMLAMFDWNPLFHAIDQARGFAFINYAPRNTSIEYPIYVALVLIVIGFMLEFYTRRHASASWGARA
- the cysQ gene encoding 3'(2'),5'-bisphosphate nucleotidase CysQ; the encoded protein is MDYAKLEEVMRRLALEAGEKIMEIYEADDFDVKVKSDASPVTEADEAADALISAGLRAAFPEVTLVTEEQSASHAVQAETFLIVDPLDGTKEFIHRRGDFTVNIALVEGGRPTRGVVYAPAKGRLFYTDAVGHTVEEEGPFDLARPGATRPLSVKAPDNAALLVVASKSHRSFELEEYIARYSVADSKAAGSSLKFCLIASGEADLYPRLGRTMEWDTAAAHAVLAGAGGAVVRFDDLTPLTYGKAGYENPYFIAHAPGVDLVKP
- a CDS encoding manno-octulosonate cytidylyltransferase → MKTLIVIPARYASTRYPGKPLVALRGATGEARSLLARSWEAAQGVAGIDRVVIATDDRRIEAAGQALGADVVMTSPAAANGTERVAEAHAALGGGYDIVVNLQGDAPLTPAWFVEELVAGLKATPEADIATPVLRCDGRALNGFLEDRKAGRVGGTTAVFGAGRRGLYFSKEVIPFTARRYAEDEATPVFHHVGVYAYRPGALADYPGWPIGPLETLEGLEQLRFLEQGREVLCVEVEARGREFWELNNPEDVARIERILADAGLR
- the galU gene encoding UTP--glucose-1-phosphate uridylyltransferase GalU, with amino-acid sequence MAKKVTKAIFPVAGQGTRFLPATKSVPKEIMTLVDRPLIQYAIDEARAAGIKEFIFVTSRGKSALEDYFDHAPELEGTLKKKGKTALLETLKSTNMESGAIAYIRQHRALGLGHAVWCARRLVHNEPFAVILPDDVIAGKESCLKQMVEAYNETGGNIVAAMEVPQEKVSSYGVLDVAEDMGHLVSAKGLVEKPEASAAPSNLAVIGRYILKPSVMTHLNRMKSGAGGEIQLTDAIAKELEEGESVYGLRFRGQRFDCGSKAGFLQATVAFGLAREDLRDEFSSYLDELSAARKAAQ